The Fusobacterium sp. DD2 DNA window GTAAATTGTGCAGGAGTTGGGTATTTTGGACCTCATGAAGAGATAAATCCAACTAAACTTCATAAGATGATAGCTCTAAATCTTGAGGCTCCTCTTGTACTTACTCAGCAGTTTTTGAGAATATTGAAGAAAAACCAGGGTACAGTTATCAATATATCCTCAATTACTGCTAAGAAATCAAGTGTTTTTGGCTGTGCCTACTCTGCTACAAAAGCTGGACTTGGACATTTTTCTGAGAGCCTTTTTGATGAGGTAAGAAAAACAGGGGTAAAAGTGGTATGTATCTATCCAGATATAACAAAAACACCTTTTTATGATGAGCTTGATTTTCAGGAAGGAGAAGATTCTTTAAGTTACATTTTACCTGAGTGTGTAGCTCAAGGTGTAGAGAGTGTAATAAATCAAAGGCCTGGCACTGTAATCACTCAATTGGTGCTACAGCCACAGAAACATATTATCAAAAGAAAATAAAAAAATACTTGACAGAAAAAGTATTATATAGTATATTAGTATTGTAGTAAAAATGAAATGATTACAAAACAGGAAATGTAAAATAGAAATTAAAAAACGTAAATTC harbors:
- a CDS encoding SDR family NAD(P)-dependent oxidoreductase; its protein translation is MKKALVTGATSGIGLAIVKKLLELGYHVYGVGRDFSKISIEENFTPIVCDLLKYQNIEKMVRELEDKREIELLVNCAGVGYFGPHEEINPTKLHKMIALNLEAPLVLTQQFLRILKKNQGTVINISSITAKKSSVFGCAYSATKAGLGHFSESLFDEVRKTGVKVVCIYPDITKTPFYDELDFQEGEDSLSYILPECVAQGVESVINQRPGTVITQLVLQPQKHIIKRK